The sequence below is a genomic window from Candidatus Methylomirabilota bacterium.
GCGTCCGGCTCAGGTGGGCGACGGCGTGAGTGAGCCAGGCACCGTGGCCAGGACCGACGGGGCTAGCCGGTCGGCTGGAGGAGGTTCCGCCGCTGCTCGCGGAGCTGCCGGAGCTGCTGGCGGACCTGCGCCGCCTTCGCGAGCTGGTCCGCGGTCAGGACGTTACGGATCTCGAGCGCGAGCTGGACCCGCTCCTTCGCGAGCTGGCCGCGCAGCTGGTCGAGCTGCTGCGTCAGCGGGCCGAGCGTCGCGTCCGTCGGGGCGCCGGCGCCGTAGAGCTGGTCGCCGAGCTGCGCCTGCGCCGCGCGGAGCTGTTGCCCGAGGGCGCGGAGCTGTGGCCGGTGGCTGGTGTAGATCTGACGGATCTGCGCCCTCTGGGCGTCGGTGAGGCCGACGCTCCGGAGGATCGCGCCGCTCCAGCCGCCCGTGCCGCCGTGCCGGCCCCAGTGGCCGCCGTCGGCGAACACCGTTGCGCTCCAGAGCGCGATTGCCATCATCAGCGCGAGGGCGACAGTCTTGCGCAGTGTCATGGTCGTTTCTCCTTCCGGGCGCTCGAGCGCCCTCGCTATCACTGACGAACCCCGGACCCGCGCGTTTACCGTTCGGAGAGTTTGCGGTAGCATGAGGGCCCATGAGCTCGGAACGCCACAGCGTCTGCCCCCTCGACTGTCCCGACACGTGCAGCCTCACCGTCACCGTGGAGGCCGAGCGCATCGTCTCGATCCGCGGCTCACACGCCAACCCCTACACGGCCGGCGTGCTGTGCGCGAAGGTGCCCGCCGCGTACCCGGCGTTCGTCCACGGCGAGCGGCGGATCAGGACGCCGCTGCGCCGCACGGGCCCGCGCGGTGAGCCGCGCTTCGAGCGGATCTCGTGGCAGGAGGCGCTCGACACGATCCACGCGCGCTTCACGGCGATCGTCGCCGCCCACGGCCCGCAGGCCATCCTGCCGCTGAACTACGCCGGCCCGCACGGCAGCCTCGCGGGCGGCTCGATGGACCTGCGCTTCTTCCACCGGCTCGGCGCGAGCCTCCTCGAGCGCGGACCGCTCTGCGGCGGCATCCGCACCGAGGCGTGGGTGGGGACGTACGGCGCTGCGCCGGGCATGCGGCCCGAGCAGGCCGAGCACGCGCGGCTCATCGTCGCCTGGGGCAATAACGTCACGTGGTCGAACCTCCACCTGATGCCGGTGATCAACCGCGCGCGCAAGCGGGGCGCGAAGCTCGTCGTCGTCGATCCGCGGCGGACGCCGGTTGCCCGGCAGGCCGATCTCCACGTGGCGCTGCGGCCCGGCACCGACGTCGTGCTCGCGTGGGCGCTGGCCGCCGAGCTGGAGCGGCGCGGCGCGCT
It includes:
- a CDS encoding periplasmic heavy metal sensor; the encoded protein is MTLRKTVALALMMAIALWSATVFADGGHWGRHGGTGGWSGAILRSVGLTDAQRAQIRQIYTSHRPQLRALGQQLRAAQAQLGDQLYGAGAPTDATLGPLTQQLDQLRGQLAKERVQLALEIRNVLTADQLAKAAQVRQQLRQLREQRRNLLQPTG
- a CDS encoding molybdopterin-dependent oxidoreductase; the encoded protein is MSSERHSVCPLDCPDTCSLTVTVEAERIVSIRGSHANPYTAGVLCAKVPAAYPAFVHGERRIRTPLRRTGPRGEPRFERISWQEALDTIHARFTAIVAAHGPQAILPLNYAGPHGSLAGGSMDLRFFHRLGASLLERGPLCGGIRTEAWVGTYGAAPGMRPEQAEHARLIVAWGNNVTWSNLHLMPVINRARKRGAKLVVVDPRRTPVARQADLHVALRPGTDVVLAWALAAELERRGALDREFIARHVEGFEEYMTLARRWSVAEAARVCGVPESHVSTLAEWYATISPAAISVGNGLERNQNGGSGVRAVFALPALAGKFGVLGGGLVNGARYAFPKTAGRLQRPDLVPAGTRTL